TAAAAGTTGTGGAAAAAAAAGCCACTCATTGAGTGGCCCAAAGGGAAGTTCGGTTAATAGCTAGTAAAAAATCAAGCCTGGGCGGACACACCACACCTGATGTTCGCTTGAATGCGGGCGATTATCTGCAAACAGACCCTTACTGTGAAATCAACTCTGACTATGCGGGTGATAGCCATTGGCGATGAGACGCGTCCGAATGAAGCGTACTAGTTTTTTTGGGGCGGTTAGTGCGCTGGAATGGTGCGGACTGCATGAAGGGTTTAACCAACTGCTTGATAAGTCAGCGTTTATGTCGATGGCACGGGCTTTGCGAAGACCTTTGGTGTCCGTGGTGACAAGGAGTACGGCATGACTCGCACTTTTTATGATGAAATGTATGACGCTGGCGGCCTAGTGCGCCCGCATTATCGGGAGTTCGCCCGCTGGTTAGGTGAAACCCCGCCCGAGTTATTAGCGCAGCGCAGGCGTGAGGCCGATCTTCTGTTTCATCGTGCGGGTATCACATTCACTCTGTATGGCGATGATCAAGGCACTGAGCGGCTGATTCCTTTCGATACCATTCCACGCAGCATCCCAGCCAGCGAATGGCGCTTCGTCGAGCGCGGCTGTATTCAGCGGGTCAAGGCGTTGAATATGTTTCTCGCCGATCTCTACCACGATCAGCGAATTATCAAGGCCGGGATTATTCCCGCAGAACAGGTGCTGGCCAACGAGCAATACCAATTAGCGATGCAAGGCCTGAATCTGCACCGTGATATTTACTCGCACGTGTCAGGCGTCGATCTGGTGCGTGATGGCGATGGCACCTATTACGTGCTCGAAGACAATTTGCGTACGCCAAGCGGTGTGAGCTACATGCTCGAAGATCGCAAGATGATGATGCGCCTGTTTCCAGAGTTGTTTGCAGCGCAACGTATCGCGCCCATCGATCACTACCCGAACATGCTGCTCGACACCCTGAAAAGCTCCAGCCCTATTGATAATCCGAGCGTGGTGGTTTTGACGCCTGGCCGCTTTAACAGCGCCTTTTTCGAACACGCCTTTTTGGCGCGGGAGATGGGGGTTGAGTTGGTGGAGGGTGCTGACCTGTTCGTGCGCGATGATCGCGTGTTCATGCGCACCACCGATGGCCCTAAAGCGGTCGATGTAATTTACCGTCGCCTGGACGATGCCTTTCTCGACCCGTTGGCGTTTAACCCAGATTCGATGCTTGGCGTGCCAGGCCTTTTGTCGGCCTATCGCTCGGGTAACGTGGTGCTAGCTAACGCTATCGGCACAGGGGTTGCGGACGATAAGTCAATTTACCCCTATGTCACGGACATGATTCGTTTCTACTTAGACGAAGAACCTCTCCTGCAAAACGTTCCCACTTGGCAATGCCGCAAACCCGAAGAGTTGTCTCACGTTCTGGCTCATCTGCCAGAACTTGTGGTCAAGGAAACCCAGGGGTCAGGCGGTTACGGGATGTTGGTTGGTCCGGCGGCTACGGCGGCAGAGATCGAGTCGTTTCGGGCGCGGCTCAAGGCCAAGCCGCACGCATATATCGCACAGCCCACTTTATGCTTGTCGACTTGCCCGACATTTGTCGAAAACGGCATCGCCCCGCGCCACATCGACTTACGCCCGTTTGTTCTTTCCGGCCGTGAAACCCGGGTCGTTCCTGGTGGCCTTACTCGAGTGGCGCTGCGTGAAGGCTCACTCGTCGTAAACTCGTCTCAGGGCGGTGGAACCAAGGACACTTGGGTGGTTGAGGATTAAGGAAGCCTGCCAATGCTAAGTAGAACTGCCTCGGATTTATATTGGATGTCGCGATACCTGGAGCGAGCGGAAAATCTTGCCCGGATGCTCGACGTCAGTTATTCGCTGTCGCTAATGCCGCAGGACGGGCAAGACGATGGTTTGCATGAAATTGCCATGCCGCTGCTAATTACCGGAACGCTTGACGATTACGTGGAGCGCCGCGGTGAGTTGCACGCTGAACGTTTGTTGCACTTCTTTGCCCTTGATGCAACCAACCCGGCCAGCATCTATAGCTGCTTGGGCGCGGCGCGGGCCAGTGCCCATGCGGTACGTGGCCGAATCACGGCGGACATGTGGGAAAACATTAATGCTACTTGGCTGGAGATTCGCGGTATCGCTGATCAGGGCTTGAGCCGTTACGGCATTAGCCGGTTTTGCGAATGGGTCAAGGAGCGCTCCCATCTGTTTCGGGGTGCGACGTATGGCACCATCATGCGCCATGACGCATTCCGCTTTATTCGGCTAGGGACGTTCATCGAGCGCGCCGACAATACCTTGCGCCTGTTGGACGCCCGCTACGAGATGCTTGAATTACGCGGGCACGATACTGAAGAAGTGGCAGACACCACGGCCCATGGTTACTACCAATGGAGCGCGTTGTTGCGGGCGCTGTCGTCGTTTGAAGCCTATACCGAACTGTATCGGGATGCGCCGGGTGCGCGCCAAGTGGCCGAACTATTGCTGTTGCGTGCGGATATCCCTCGTTCGCTACGCGCTTGCATGGAGGAGATTGACGAGACGCTGGCCAGCTTGTCTGGGACCAACGGTCGTCCGGCCCAACGCTTGGCAGCTCAGTTGGAGGCGCGTCTGCGTTACACCGGCATTGATGAGATTCTCGGTGAGGGTTTGCATAAATGGTTGAACGAATTTATTCCGCTGGTAGCCCAATTGGGTAACGCTATCCACACTTCGTACCTGGAGGCTGCATGAGGCTCTCAATTAGCCACGAAACTACGTATCACTATGAAGACCAGGTCCGTGCCAGTATCCAATACCTGCGGCTAACGCCACACGACAGCGAACGCCAGCATGTACTCAGCTGGCAACTGACACTGCCACGCCCGGTGCGCGCGCAGGTAGATCCTTTCGGCAACATCCTCCATGTGCTGACGCTTGATGAGCCACACGAGGCAATTATTATCGGCGCCCGTGGTCAGGTTGAAATCGACGAGAAAACTGAATCCGAACACGAAAGTCAATCGGCGCTGCCGTTCTTGCGTTTTACCCGCCTGACCGAACCCGATGAAGCCATACGTGTCTTTGCCGCCATGCAATGCCAACAGCGTAAAGACCGCACAGCGCTGATCGATTTGATGCATGGCTTGAACCACTACATGACATACACGCCCGGTTCGACTGAAGTCGATACCAGTGCCGCGGAGGCATTCGCCGGCAAAGCAGGTGTGTGTCAGGACCATACCCATGCATTTCTCGCCGGTGTTCGCAGCCTGGGCATCCCAGCGCGGTATGTGTCGGGCTACTTGTATAGCGAAGACAGCGAACACCTCGCCAGTCATGCCTGGGCAGAAGCCTGGATTGATGACGCCTGGTACAGTTTTGACGTTACCAATCAGCTGTCGCGACCTGAGCGTCACTTGAAGTTGGCTGTGGGTTTGGACTATCTGGATGCCTGCCCGGTACGGGGCATGCGCCGCGGCGGGGGTTGCGAGCAAATGCACGCCAAAGTATCAGTTTCGCCGATCCGCGCTACCCAGACGCAACAGCAAAGTTGACGAAGCGGGGCGCCGTAGCGGCGCTCCTGTAGTCAATTGGCTTTACAATGAATAACCCAAAAAAGATATGAAGACCTCTGAGCCGGACTAAAGCATCGTCTTGGCACAGCGGCGCATTAGCCGAACAGACGGGTCATGTTCGGCAAGATCAAAACTAAGGTAGTGACGACGACGATAATCCCTGCTTGACGAATTTTTGAATACTTAAACATAGCTGATGCCTTTTGTTGTTATTCCTGAGCGACAAAAGCTCACCGATTATTGAGCACTTTATTAATCGGATAGCTGGCAGAGGGGGTGCAGAACAGGTGTCCCGGAAAGTCCGGCCACTCAAACGCGTGTTATCTTTTTTTTGCGTTCACCTGTTATAAAGGTAACCTTAGAGCCCACGGTCCACTTGACTTAGATTCATTTGGTTTGAATTAGTTTAGTTTTATCCAAAAAAGTAATGAGGCGGATTGCCATCTTTCTTTTCGGCCCTTGCTAGACACGTTTATCATTTTTTCAGCCTACTAGATAGTTGACTACCGTTCGTCCGGGTAAACAATTAATGATTTTAAGCGCGCTTAGGTCGTCGACTCACTGAACACCCTTTTTAGGGGCCATTACACAAATAGCATCGGGGCTTGCCTTGAAGTGGTTATCCGAGGCAGGCTCTACGGCGCGCTATTGCCTTAATCGTTTGGGTATTTTATGTCGTTACGCATCTGCATTTTGGAAACTGATGTCCTGCGGCCGGAGCTGGTCGATCAATTTCAGGGTTATGGGCAAATGTTCGAACGGTTGTTTTCACAGCAGCCAGTTCCTGCAGCGTTCAGCACCTACAACGTCATGCAGGGTGTTTATCCTGCCGATGACGAACAGTTCGATGCGTACCTGGTGACGGGTAGCAAGGCTGATTCATTTGGCAGTGAGCCCTGGATTCAGACGCTGAAAATCTATCTGAGGCGGCGCTTCGAGCGCGGTGATAAGTTACTGGGTATCTGTTTTGGCCATCAATTATTAGCGTTGCTGCTGGGCGGTAAAAGTGAACGCGCAATCCAGGGCTGGGGCGTTGGCACTCATCGCTACGCGCTGGCTCCTGCCACACCGTGGATGACCCCTATTATTGATGACCTGACATTGTTGATCAGTCATCAGGATCAGGTAACTGCACTCCCGGACAATGCTACGGTGATAGCCTCAAGTGAGTTTTGCCCGTTTGCCGCCTACCACATCAATCATCAGGTGCTGTGTTTTCAAGGCCACCCTGAATTTATCCATGATTATTCCCGTGCCTTACTGGACATCCGCCAGCAAGCGCTTGGCGAAGTTCTTTACAGCGACGCAATTGCCAGCTTGGAATTTGAGCATCAGGGCACAACAGTGGCTGAATGGATGATGCGCTTTGTGGCGCATAAAGTTGAGGTCGAAGACGTCTGAAGCGTTTTAGTCATAATGGAAGGTGCGCCGGCGTAAAAATAACGTTGCAGGGATCGTCGAAGGCTGCGACGAATGCCTGGCACCCGGCAGACCAATGCAAGTGTTAATGCAGGCGATCCAGGTATTTCTGTCTGAATCAGTTGGGGGATTATAAGACACTGCACAGGCGGAACTGCTCCACAGGAGTTGCGGCTGTTTAGGTCCTACTGCGCTGAGTTATAACCACCCCGACCGTTTGAAGCTGGCGTATAACCCGACGCACCCTGCCACGATGAACCCGAGCACCGCGAAGTAGCCGTAGTGCCAGCTCAACTCGGGCATGTTCTGAAAATTCATTCCGTAGATCCCGGCAATTGCCGTCGGGAATGCCAAAATGGCTGCCCATGCTGCAAACTTGCGTTGCACGATGCTTTGTCGGGAGGATTCCAGCAAAAGACCAATTTCAATGGTTTGGCTAGCGATGTCTCGCAGGTTGGCCAGATCTTCCATCTGGCGCGTGACATGAATTTCAACATCGCGAAAGTACGGGCGCATATTTTTGTCGATAAACGGAAAGGCCAGTTTCTGAAGTTCTTCACCGATCTCCACCATTGGCGCTACGTAGCGCCTTAATCGCAAGACATCACGCCGCAGGCTATGAATGCTGAGAATATCGGCTTCGTTAAGCACACCACCCACTACGCCATTTTCAAGTACGTCCAGTTCAGCATGGATCGCCTCGGTCACTGGCTGATAGCACTCAGTGACAAAATCCAGCAGCGCATATAACACGAAGTCCTCGCCGTGCTCCAAAAGCAATGGCCTTGCTTCACAGCGCTGACGAACCAGTCCATAGGATTTGGAGTGACCGTTGCGCGACGTGATGACATAACCTTTACCGGCAAAGATATGAGTTTCGATAAATTCAAGTTTGCCGTTCTCGCGGATCGGCGAGTAGGTCACGATAAAGAGCGCGTCACCAAAAGTTTCCAACTTGGGGCGGCTATGTTTTTCGAGGGCGTCTTCGATTGCCAGTTCGTGTAAATGAAACTGACGTTGCAACTTACTCAGTTCCTCAACGTTAGGTTGTTCCAGGCCAATCCAAACAAAATGCCCCGGCTTTGCGGCCCATTCGGCGCCCTCGTCAAGGGAGATATTGGCAACCTTTTTTCCGGCGCTGTAAACCGCAGCAGCAACGACTCGGCCCATGGTGGTATCACTTCTTATTTATAAGTGGCGGTGTATGGACCCTTAGCTTCAGGTGGCCCTCCTGATCAGAGTCAGTAAAGGTTTGCGAGTTCAAGTGCGTTGAAAGCCTGGCGCACGCCAGGCTTTTTCAATCAGGGAGCTATCCGACCACTGAGTGTTGCTGGTCCAGCTTGATGGACTCGTCCAGAGCGTCCAGCAAGGCTTTGCGCACTTTTAATTTGGTTTGCTTGTGAGCGATCATGTTGATCTTCTTTAACTGCGATGCAGCGGCTCGTGCGGTACGTTGCAGATCTTCGGCGCTGACCACTTTATCGAGGAAGCCCGCATCCACTGCACTTTTCGGGTCGAACATTTCGCCATTGATTACTGAGCGATGAAGCGCGGATTTACTCAGACGGTCCCGCGCCAATTCAATGCCGGCATGGTGCATGGTCATGCCAATTTGTACTTCATTCAAACCAATGTTAAAGGGGCCGTCGACCCCGATGCGGTAGTCCACCGACAACAGCAGAAACGCGCCTTTGGCTATAGCGTGGCCGGGACAAGCAATGATCACCGGGAACGGGTGCGCCAGCAGTCGTCGTGCCAAACTCGAACCAGCCGTGACCAAATTGATTGCGTTTACCGGGCCGGTCATCATGATCTTTAGGTCATACCCCCCCGAGAGAATGCCAGGTTGGCCGGTAATGATGACCACGGCGCGGTCTTGCTCGGCTTGATCCAGTGCCGCGTTAAAGGCGGTGATCACCTCCGGGGATATTGCATTGACCTTGCCGTTACTCAGGGTCAGGGTGGCGATGCCGTCTTCCAGGCTGTACGAAATCAACTCACTCATGATGCCAATCCTTGTGTTGAAGACGGCTGACGTTACCCACCCGCAGCGCCCAGGTAAAGCGCTATGACTGACTGGTGAGTCAGGGTTGAAGTCGATGTCGTTAAATGCAGACGACAGCCCTGATGACTCATTCCTGAATATCGTTCAACTCACAATATTCCGCCCAGTCCATTCCCAGCGTTTGGGCGACTTGGGTATGCGCTTCAAGACGCATGGCTTTCAACTGCTCAGGGTTTTCTGCGACCAACTGCAATGCCAGCTCCCAAGGTTCGATGCCTTGATCTTCGGCTTCGTCTTCGAACGCCCATTGAGTTTGCTGCTTTTGTTCCTCAGGGCTGAGGTCTTTTATCTCTTCCTGCAGGCCTGGGTTGGTGGTGATGTATTTCGCCAGTGCGGCTTCATTGAAGTCTAATGCGTCCATTTGTTTATCCCTTATGCACATTAACGTCGAGCCAAACGGCAACCGGGCGTAGATTACACCTCAAAGGGCACGGCCGAAATGCGAATGAAGGAAAGGGTGCGCGCATTTTTTGCTATCGAAAGTATTAATCCTATTTGGATATTTAAGCGGGATTCACGTCCCCATAAACTGGAAGCCAGAGTGGAAGACATGTGATGACAAATGAAAAATATGTCGCACTGTTTTCAGGCTTGGCAGTCATTTGGCTTACAACGGCGTGGGTAGTAACTGATATGGCTCGCGCCGTTTGAACCAGTGCAGGAGTTTACCCTGGAAGGTTGAAAACCCTGGTGCCTTCTTCGAAGCCCCAGGGTTTTTGCTATGGAGTTACGAAATATTTTAGCGATGAAGAGTGTGCGCCGTGCGGTTTGATCTGCGGGTTCTTGAGGCCCTTTGTTGTCGCTCATCGGTTCCAACAATTCTGCATAAATTCAATGAAAACTCGCAGTTTGCGCGGTACGTGAATTCGGCTGGGGTAGTAGAGATAAAAGGCAGAGACGCTGGGCCACCAAGGTCCGAGCAAGGGCACTAGCTTGCCGCTGTCGATGTCCGGTTGAACCTGCGCTTCGAATGCGCAGCCAATTCCTGCACCGGCGCGTATGGCTTGCATCAGTGTGTCAACGTCATTGGTAATTAGGGGCCCACGGGGTTGGAATGCTACGGCCTGACCTTTGTGATTGTAGTCCCAGCGGTATATTGCGCCGGTTAAACGGATGTTGAGGCAGCGGTGCTGGTCAAGGTCTTCAGGTTTGCGTGGATGTTCACGGCCAAGTAAGTAGCTGGGGGCTGCGACAGTGGCAATGCGATGAGGGCCGCCTAGGGGGACAGCGACAACATCCTGGGCAAGGTTCTCGCCCACGCGTATACCCGCATCGAAGCCGCCTGCGACGACGTCCAATAGGGCGTTATCGCAATGGATCTCCACGGTGATGTCCGGGTAGGTATCGATAAACGCCAGCAAATGAGGCATTAGCAAAATGTCGGCAGCGGTGCGCGAGAGATTGAGGCGCAGCAGCCCAGTGGGTTTGTCCCGCAACTCGTTGACATCTTCTATGGCTGAGGCCAATGCAGCTAGACCCGGTTGTGCTTGGTGAAGAAATCGCTGACCTATTTCGGTAACTCCGACCCGCCGCGTCGAGCGTTCCAACAGCCGAACGCCAAGGCGCGCTTCAAAGTTACGTAAGGTTTGAGAAAGGGCAGATGGTGATACCCCCATCTGCGCGGCCGCCTTAGTAAAACTCCCGTGTCTTGCTACTTGGGCAAATGCGGCGATACCCGGCAATAGCTCCGCAGGCAGGACGCCATTGTGAAGCAGTGCTTCATACTGCATGCCGTTGGCTCCGCTTATTCAATGATATGACCCAGCCTAACATGGCTGTTCAATTTCACAGGAGCAGTCCTTATGAGTCATTTATCTGGAAAAGTCGCTATTGTCACAGGCTCCTCGAAGGGTATAGGTGCGGCTATCGCTGAGCGCTTGGCCGCTGATGGCGCCAAAGTTGTCGTCAATTACTCACGCAGCGCCGAAGACGCGGATAAAGTTGTGCAACGCATCGTCTCGACAGGTGGCGAAGCCTTTGCGTGCAGGGCTGACATTTCCAATCCGTCGGATATTGCGCCGTTGATTGAGGCCGCAGTCGGGGCGTTCGGGCGCCTGGATATTCTGATCAATAATGCGGGTGTGTATAAGCAGGACTCGCTTGAGGCGTTGAGTGCCGAAAGTTTCGATGAGCACTTCAACCTGAACGTACGCGGATTGCTGCTTACAACCCAAGCAGCCGCACGGGTAATGAAGGCCGGTTCGGTTATCGTCAATATCAGCTCGGGTCTGGCTCATAGCCCGTACCCAAGCGTACATGTGTATTGCGCCACCAAAGGCGCGGTAAACACATTGACCCGCTCTCTCGCTATGGAGTTGGGCCCCCGAGGCATACGCGTGGTTGGCATCGCGCCGGGGTTTGTGCACACGGAGGGTAATGCGGAATCGGCCAAAGGCATGGATGAATTCTTTACCGCCAAGACCCCCATGGGGCGTGTGGGTAAACCCAAGGATATTGCGGCATCGGTGGCTTATGTGGTGTCTGAGGATGCCGCCTGGGTGACGGGCAATACCATCGATGTAGCGGGAGGGATGATTTTCTAGCATCAAGCAGCCTTCGGCCTATTAACGGCGTCATCGACTCTAGCTAAGGTCGATTAGGTAATGTCTCTAGTGTGCGGTTTTCAAAATAGCCCGCGCTCAATTGGCCTTAATAAAGTCCACAAATGCTCTAAGGGGAGAGGGCACGTAGCGGCGCCCTGGGTAATACAAAAATGGTCCGGTAAAGTTCTGCCACCAGGGCTCAAGTACTGGTTCCAGTACCCCAACGTCCAAGTAAGGCCGCAGCCAGTCCTCGAATAAGTAAACGATGCCCAAGCCGTCAATCGCAGCCTGTACCGCCAAGTCCACGGCACCTCCCACCCTGACAATCAACGGACCCGTGGGGTCGACGCGGAGAGTTTCGCCGTCACGTTCGTATTCCCAGGGTGGCATCGAGCCGCTGGGAAACTTGCCTCGCAGGCAGGCGTGATCGAGCAGGTCGCGAGGATGTTGGGGCCGACCTCTGGCATTCAGATAGGCCGGCGATGCGGCAGTTGCGAAACGTTGAAAGCGTGGGCCGATAGGAACGGCGATCATGTCCTGTTCAAGTCGCTCATCGTAGCGAATGCCCGCGTCACAACCCGCCGCGAGCATGTCAACGAAGCTCTCTTCGACGATCACCTCCAAGCGGATATCGGGGTAGGCGTGCAGGAACGGCGTGATAATTCCTGGAAGTACCAGTCGTGCGGCGCTGACGGGGACGTTCAGCTTCAGGGTGCCCGACGGCCGTTCGCGAAACTCGTTGACCACATCAAGCGCCGATTCGACCTCGCCCAGTGCGGGGACGATGCGTTCCATCAATCGTGCGCCAGCCTCCGTTGGTGCCACGCTGCGGGTGGTGCGATTGAGCAAGCGCACGCCGAGCCGAGCTTCCATGCGTCGGACCCCGTCGCTGAGACTTGAGGCCGATTTCCCACTCGCACGGGCGCCCTCGCGAAATCCGCCGGCGTTCACCACGGCCACAAACGCCAGCAAGTCTTGAATATCTGTCGCCATTGTTCGCTACTCCGTACAGCCCGTGCCGATTGCACCTGATTATCAGTAGAGTGGTCAATGACTATAGTGGATCTACATACATTGGATGGGGCACACAAAATGAGCGACATCAGCACAGCAGGCACCTATTTACTCGGCGACCGGACAGTTAATCGGATGGGCTACGGTGCAATGCAGTTGGCGGGTCCGCAAGTATTCGGTCCGCCTAAAGACCCGAAAGCGGCAGTCGCCGTACTACGCGAAGCCTTGGCAGCCGGGGTAAACCACTTTGATACGGCCGACTTCTACGGACCGCATGTCACCAACCAGATCATCCGCGAAGCCTTGCACCCCTACGCTCAGGACTTGGTGATCGTGACCAAGGTCGGCGCCCAGCGTGGAGCTGACGCCTCATGGAACCCGGCACAAACCCCAGCCGAATTGACCCGCGCCGTGCATGACAACCTGAGCAACTTGGGTCTAGACGTACTGGAAGTGGTGAACTTTCGGGCGTGGGGCGATATTCACTCGCCCTCCGAAGAGTCCATCGAAGAACAGTTCACCGCCCTGGCCGAATTGCAACGCCAAGGCCTCATTCGCCATCTGGGACTGAGCAACGTCACGGCAACGCAGGTCAAGCAAGCGCAGGGCATTGCCGACATCGTTTGCGTCCAGAACCACTACAACCTGTCCCACCGGCATGACGAACAACTCATCGCCGAGTTGGGCGCGCAGGGCATCGCCTATGTGCCGTTCTTCCCCATGGGTGGGTTTACACCGCTGCAATCGGACGTTCTTTCGAGCGTTGCTGTGAAGTTGGGTGCTTCACCGCTGTGTGTGGCGCTGGCCTGGTTGCTGCAGCGAGCGCCAAATATTTTGCTGATTCCGGGGACGTCGTCCGTGGCGCATTTGCGGGAGAATTTGTCTGCGAGTGAGTTGATGATTGGGGCGCAATTGTTGGGTGAGCTGGAGGGGGTGGTTTAGGGGTTGATACATCGTGGCCAGCGTTGCGGCTCGGCGGCAAAGGTCGCGTTTAACTTGGCTCGCTATCGCAGTCCTTGAAGCCTTTGCGGGCAAGCCTTGCTCCTGCCATCCTGAGTCGTAATAGTTTGCTTTCAACCCAAGCAGGCGGCTATCTCTTTGGGATTCCATGCGCTGCGGTTTTTGGGTCAGATGCTTCACTGCAGGCGTAGCCAGTCCTCATACGCAAACGCGTTGAGCAATTGCTGCCTCTCACACGGGAGCTTGGATTCAGCTATCAGGCATCACATTTCAATAAGGCATCCCATTCGCTCGTTGACGTCTCAAAGCCTGCGCATACCATTCAAACTCATCCAGAAATCTGTTCATTTGTTTAGTTGTGCGTTTTTCCTTGGGCTGTCCGTCATCAGCCAAGGCATCGCCGATGTTAGGTATGGAAAACAGGCTGGGTATGCTCGGCATGCCCAATTCTCCCAAGATCATGCGCAGTTGCATGGCGGCTCGCACGCCGCCAAACCTTCCTGCGGAATAACAAGTGATTGCGGAAGGGCGCCACATGTACTCTTCGAGAAAGTGGTCAAGCAGATTTTTCAGCGCTGGCGGGACGCCGTGATTGTATTCCGCGCTCACCAACAGAAAACCATCGGCACGGCGGTAAAGAGTGGCAAGTTGCTCCAGCTCGGCCGGTGCCGAGCCTTTGGGGTATTCCTTATACATGCGGTCCAGCAGAGGCAGGCGAGTCACCATAGGGTCTACGAGAACCGCCTCGTGCCCACGCTTTTCAAGCGCTGCCAAGAGCAAGCGAGCGGCTTTGATGCCTTGACGATCGGAACGCACGGAGCCCAGTAATACAGCGATGGTCAGGGGCGAGGTGTCGGTCATTGTATGGGTTCCTGGATGAGTGAATCGTTCTACGCAATAGATCCAATATAGGCCCAATGGTGCGGCGCGGTAGCGAGCTCCGGCGGCGCCGTTTGATGGCGAGCCGGTAGAGGTGCGCCGTGTTGAGGCGATGCACGGCGGGCCATCCGGCTTT
The nucleotide sequence above comes from Pseudomonas sp. AB6. Encoded proteins:
- a CDS encoding NAD(P)H-dependent oxidoreductase, whose translation is MTDTSPLTIAVLLGSVRSDRQGIKAARLLLAALEKRGHEAVLVDPMVTRLPLLDRMYKEYPKGSAPAELEQLATLYRRADGFLLVSAEYNHGVPPALKNLLDHFLEEYMWRPSAITCYSAGRFGGVRAAMQLRMILGELGMPSIPSLFSIPNIGDALADDGQPKEKRTTKQMNRFLDEFEWYAQALRRQRANGMPY
- a CDS encoding aldo/keto reductase family oxidoreductase; translated protein: MSDISTAGTYLLGDRTVNRMGYGAMQLAGPQVFGPPKDPKAAVAVLREALAAGVNHFDTADFYGPHVTNQIIREALHPYAQDLVIVTKVGAQRGADASWNPAQTPAELTRAVHDNLSNLGLDVLEVVNFRAWGDIHSPSEESIEEQFTALAELQRQGLIRHLGLSNVTATQVKQAQGIADIVCVQNHYNLSHRHDEQLIAELGAQGIAYVPFFPMGGFTPLQSDVLSSVAVKLGASPLCVALAWLLQRAPNILLIPGTSSVAHLRENLSASELMIGAQLLGELEGVV